The following are encoded together in the Citrus sinensis cultivar Valencia sweet orange chromosome 1, DVS_A1.0, whole genome shotgun sequence genome:
- the LOC107178420 gene encoding probable receptor-like serine/threonine-protein kinase At4g34500, whose product MDVFSFGVLLLELIWAEGKVLWAKVEGILEGNEGRKVKRVKEWIDEILLQDSISMEGVMRAMGIAIACLHKDPSKRPSMVDIVHALSKSDDSVSDISDDASSSSQVLARRIRTILW is encoded by the coding sequence ATGGACGTGTTCTCTTTTGGGGTGCTGTTGCTTGAGCTGATATGGGCAGAGGGGAAGGTGTTGTGGGCAAAAGTTGAAGGGATACTGGAGGGAAATGAAGGGAGGAAAGTGAAGAGAGTGAAGGAATGGATAGATGAGATTCTTTTGCAGGATTCAATCTCGATGGAGGGTGTGATGAGAGCAATGGGAATTGCCATTGCGTGTCTGCATAAAGATCCTTCGAAAAGGCCAAGTATGGTTGATATTGTGCATGCTTTGAGCAAGAGTGATGACTCGGTTTCTGACATTTCAGATGACGCATCATCATCCTCTCAGGTTTTGGCAAGACGAATCAGAACCATATTATGGTAG